A window of Bradyrhizobium diazoefficiens genomic DNA:
CCCCAATGCCAGCCGCGTGCTGGTCGAGCTCGGGCTGACCGAACGCCTCAAGCTGCGCGCCGTCACCCCGGAGGCGGTCTCGATCATGAGCGCGCGAGCGGGAGGCGAGCTCCTGCGCATGCCGCTCGGCGAAGCCGCTTCCGCGCGGGCCGGAGCCCCCTATTGGGTGGTGCACCGCGCCGACCTGCAGTCGGCGCTGGCCGGCGCTGTTGCCGAACATCCCGATATCGACCTGAAACTGGGCGCAACCTTCGAAGACGTCGCGCCTCATGCCAAGGGACTGACAGTCGTCCATCGCAGCGGCACGATCCGTCGCAGCGATCTTGCCAGTGCGCTGATCGGCGCTGACGGCATCTGGTCGACGGTCCGCCAGCATCTGTTTCCCGAGGTGCAGCCGCGCTTCTCCGGACTGATTGCCTGGCGCGGCACGTTAGACGCCACGCAACTGCCGAAGGACTATACCGCGCGCCGGGTGCAGCTCTGGATGGGACCGAACGCCCATCTGGTCGCCTATCCGATCGCGGGCGGATGCCAGATCAACGTGGTTGCGGTGTTGCCGGGCACCTGGAGCAGGCCGGGCTGGAGCACGCCCGGCGATCCCGTCGAGGTGATGGACGCCTTTGCCGCCCCACGCTGGCCGCCGCCAGCGCGCATGATGCTCGCCGCGGTCGACAGCTGGCGCAAATGGGCGCTGTTCGGCCTGCCCGACGGCTGCCCCTGGGGTAAGGGTCCGGTGGCGCTGCTCGGCGATGCCGTGCATGCGATGCTGCCCTTTGCAGCCCAAGGCGCCGGCATGGCGATCGAGGATGCCGCCGTGCTCGCCCGGCATTTGAGCCTCGAGGCCGCCGAGAGCACAGCGGGCATCACTGCTGCGCTGAAGCAATATGGCGGTGCGCGCCAGGCGCGGGTGCGGCGGGTGCAGCGGACCGCGCGGCAGCAGGGGCGCATCTATCATCTCAGTGGGCCGCTCGCGACCGCTCGCGATCTTGCGATCCGCGCGCTCGGCCCGGAGCGCATGCTGGCGCGGCAGGACTGGATCTACGGCTGGCGGCCTTGATGCGAACGCTGCCGGCGCAACGGTCTCAGCGCGCCGCTTTGCCGGATTTCGAAGCGGACCTGGCAGCGGCCGCGGGCGACAACGGCGCGGCAGGCGGTGCCGCCTCGGGCGGTGTCTCCCGGCACTTGTTGCGGCGCCAGGCGTCCTCGGCCAATTGTGCCTGCCCGCGCACCGCTATGTAGTCGTTGCGATAAGCGAGCTCGGACACGACCGCGCCACCTGCCCCGGTCTCGGCCTTCTCCATCAGCCTCCGCAAATCGTCAGTGCGCTTGGCGAGCGCCTTGCGCTCATCCTCCAGCTGCTTGCAATCATACAATTCGTACTTGGCAGGATCGGCAAAGGCCGGCGCGACCGTCTCGCTCATGCTGGCGCAGCCGGACATCGCAGCGGCGGC
This region includes:
- a CDS encoding FAD-dependent monooxygenase gives rise to the protein MALSRTIVIAGAGIGGLTAALALAARGFRIVVLEKTERLEEVGAGLQLSPNASRVLVELGLTERLKLRAVTPEAVSIMSARAGGELLRMPLGEAASARAGAPYWVVHRADLQSALAGAVAEHPDIDLKLGATFEDVAPHAKGLTVVHRSGTIRRSDLASALIGADGIWSTVRQHLFPEVQPRFSGLIAWRGTLDATQLPKDYTARRVQLWMGPNAHLVAYPIAGGCQINVVAVLPGTWSRPGWSTPGDPVEVMDAFAAPRWPPPARMMLAAVDSWRKWALFGLPDGCPWGKGPVALLGDAVHAMLPFAAQGAGMAIEDAAVLARHLSLEAAESTAGITAALKQYGGARQARVRRVQRTARQQGRIYHLSGPLATARDLAIRALGPERMLARQDWIYGWRP
- a CDS encoding twin-arginine translocation pathway signal, with translation MAASSSSSLRGVGALLALLAAAAAMSGCASMSETVAPAFADPAKYELYDCKQLEDERKALAKRTDDLRRLMEKAETGAGGAVVSELAYRNDYIAVRGQAQLAEDAWRRNKCRETPPEAAPPAAPLSPAAAARSASKSGKAAR